DNA from Arthrobacter sp. FW305-BF8:
TGTACCCGTGCAGGTCCGCGATGCGCTGGGCGATTTCGTCGGGGTCGCCGACGTAGTACGCGCCGGGGTAGTCCGCCTGTGCCAGGAACTGGCGCTGGTCCGGTGCGGGCCAGCCTCGGAGTTTGCCCATTTCGATGTTGAGGTTGTACCAGCCGGGGTAGAAGCGTTCCAGCGCTTCTTCCTTGGTGGGGGCGATGAGTCCCAGGGTTGCCACCGAGACTTTGATGTTCCCGCCGGTGTGTCCTGCCTGTGCGGCGGTCTGCCGGTAGAGGTCGGCGAGCGGGGCGAACCTGGCAGGGGCGCCGCCGAGGATGCCGTACGAGATGGGCAGGCCGAGCTTTCCGGCGCGGACCGAGGACGGGGCGCTGCCCCCGGTTGCGAGCCAGAGGGGCAGGCTGCCGTTGACCGGGCGGGGCACGACGGCCAGGTCGTGGAGGTCAGGGCGGACGGTTCCGGACCAGGTGATGTTTTCGGTTTTGCTGTTGTTGATGGTCATCAGCAGGTCGAGTTTTTCGGCGTAGAGCCGGTCGTAGTCGTTCAGGTCGTAGCCGAAGAGCGGGAACGTCTCCACGGATGATCCGCGGCCGGCGGTGATTTCCACCCGGCCGCCGCCGGAGACAGCATCGGCGGTGGCGAACTGCTGGAACACCCGGACCGGGTCGTCGGTGCTGATGATGCTCGCGCCGCTGCCGAGCTTGATCTGCTTGGTTGACGCGGCAGCGGCCGCGATCACAGCACCTGGGGAAGACGCCGGCATATCGAGGGTGTGGTGCTCTCCGACGCCGAAGTAATCCAGCCCGGCGTGGTCGGCCAGGACCATCGCCTCGAAGAGGTTGCTGATGGCCTCCGCAGTGGGCCGAAGGCTTCCGTCGGGGTTGCGTTGGGTGTCGCCGAAGCTGTAAGCGCCGAGTTCCATGATGTTCTCCTGAGTGCAGGGCTGTGTGGTTATTGAATGCAGGGCTTCAGGCCCTGGCGGGTTCGCGGTCCGCGGCGAGGATTGCCCGCAGCTGTGGTTCCGAGTGGCTGCCGTTAAAGATCTCGGTGCCGGGCTGGAAGGCCCGCCCGGATTCGAGCGGACCGGTGTCCACCGTGTCGTAGCCAAGGCGAT
Protein-coding regions in this window:
- a CDS encoding LLM class flavin-dependent oxidoreductase — protein: MELGAYSFGDTQRNPDGSLRPTAEAISNLFEAMVLADHAGLDYFGVGEHHTLDMPASSPGAVIAAAAASTKQIKLGSGASIISTDDPVRVFQQFATADAVSGGGRVEITAGRGSSVETFPLFGYDLNDYDRLYAEKLDLLMTINNSKTENITWSGTVRPDLHDLAVVPRPVNGSLPLWLATGGSAPSSVRAGKLGLPISYGILGGAPARFAPLADLYRQTAAQAGHTGGNIKVSVATLGLIAPTKEEALERFYPGWYNLNIEMGKLRGWPAPDQRQFLAQADYPGAYYVGDPDEIAQRIADLHGYMGHMRHFLQMDIGGLPQEHFLESITLLATEVKPRVERLLAGK